A region of Rhodospirillales bacterium DNA encodes the following proteins:
- a CDS encoding dienelactone hydrolase family protein codes for MPDTTTPVRFRDRHIRFANGAAGRSIEIASANPRNYHQLVSDPGAMPPVTIDGKLFLPPGATGRVPVVMVVPGSLSVAPSHLAHAETFNGMGFASFVLDPFGARGVTSTVANQTQFSFAASALDVMRAVRALSALPEIDPARIGLQGHSRGGSAVLMAAMTRLNAGQLGGARIRAVLAGYPWCGHQPVVPDVGGAEIRTLIGDRDEWCSAQQAQGFTQAIRLRGGAASIRIVPGAAHSFDRREPIQRIDNASVAPGAPTAYLANDGAMIHPATGVADPALTDRDVMIYGIKAGYGVKGATIGSRDDQADLFRDDMMAFFGRTLAG; via the coding sequence ATGCCCGACACGACGACGCCCGTCCGCTTCCGCGACCGGCATATCCGCTTCGCCAACGGCGCCGCCGGCCGCTCCATCGAGATCGCCAGCGCCAATCCGCGCAACTACCACCAGCTCGTGAGCGACCCCGGCGCCATGCCGCCGGTGACCATCGACGGCAAGCTGTTCCTACCGCCCGGCGCGACGGGAAGGGTGCCCGTGGTGATGGTGGTTCCGGGCAGCCTGAGCGTCGCGCCGTCGCATCTGGCGCACGCCGAGACGTTCAACGGCATGGGGTTCGCGAGCTTCGTGCTCGACCCCTTCGGGGCGCGCGGCGTCACGTCGACCGTCGCCAACCAGACGCAGTTCTCGTTCGCCGCCAGCGCGCTGGACGTGATGCGCGCGGTCAGGGCGCTGTCGGCGCTGCCGGAGATCGATCCCGCCCGGATCGGCCTGCAAGGCCATAGCCGGGGCGGCTCGGCGGTGCTGATGGCCGCCATGACGCGCCTCAACGCCGGCCAGCTCGGCGGCGCGCGCATTCGCGCGGTGCTGGCGGGCTATCCGTGGTGCGGCCACCAGCCGGTCGTGCCGGACGTCGGCGGCGCTGAGATCCGCACCTTGATCGGCGATCGCGACGAATGGTGCTCGGCGCAGCAGGCGCAGGGTTTCACGCAGGCGATCCGGCTGCGCGGCGGGGCGGCGTCGATCCGCATCGTGCCCGGCGCGGCGCACAGCTTCGACCGGCGCGAGCCGATCCAGCGCATCGACAACGCCTCGGTCGCGCCGGGGGCGCCGACCGCCTATCTGGCCAACGACGGCGCGATGATCCATCCGGCGACAGGCGTCGCCGATCCGGCGCTGACCGACCGCGACGTCATGATCTACGGGATCAAGGCGGGTTACGGCGTCAAGGGCGCGACGATCGGCAGCCGGGACGACCAGGCCGACCTGTTCCGCGACGACATGATGGCGTTCTTCGGCCGGACGCTGGCGGGGTGA
- a CDS encoding acyltransferase produces the protein MVVLYHATFTSHLLHLPIVTHGYLFVDFFFVLSGFVITHAYAKRLESTDDVLAFLIRRFGRVWPLHAATLLAMIAVAALAAALLPAGLRTHLVEPFIAKWQPDTVPAVLLMLNGVGKLDAHFWNWPSWSIGSEFYTYALFAVVCVAARGRALVPALALAIGGLLGLITLARWNMDVTYDFGLFRCVYGFFCGHLLHRAFEAAPKPAGDRTAREALAVVATIAFVTQLGRSPAAVLSPLFFAWVVWGFAHHGGAISRFMTAAPLRWLGERSYSLYMVHVFALMAMVFAWRGVEYATGAVMGRVVRKDMGETVYVFDVGDPWIMDALTVVYVALALGLSAVTYRFIEVPARDWFNDLARRRTAAKRAPTPAA, from the coding sequence ATGGTCGTCCTCTACCACGCGACATTCACCAGCCATCTGCTGCATCTGCCGATCGTCACGCACGGCTATCTGTTCGTCGATTTCTTCTTCGTCCTCAGCGGTTTCGTCATCACCCACGCCTACGCCAAGCGCCTCGAATCGACGGACGACGTCCTCGCCTTCCTGATCCGGCGCTTCGGCCGGGTCTGGCCGCTCCACGCCGCGACGCTGCTCGCGATGATCGCCGTGGCCGCGTTGGCGGCGGCGCTGCTGCCGGCCGGACTGCGCACCCACCTCGTCGAACCGTTCATCGCGAAGTGGCAGCCCGACACCGTGCCGGCGGTTCTCCTGATGCTGAACGGCGTCGGCAAGCTCGACGCGCATTTCTGGAACTGGCCGAGCTGGAGCATCGGCTCGGAGTTCTACACCTACGCCCTGTTCGCCGTGGTCTGCGTCGCGGCCCGCGGCCGCGCGCTGGTACCGGCCCTCGCGCTGGCGATCGGCGGACTGCTCGGCCTCATCACGCTGGCGCGCTGGAACATGGACGTGACCTACGATTTCGGGCTGTTCCGCTGCGTCTACGGCTTCTTCTGCGGCCACCTGCTGCACCGCGCGTTCGAGGCCGCGCCGAAGCCGGCCGGCGACCGGACCGCCCGGGAGGCCCTCGCCGTGGTCGCGACCATCGCGTTCGTGACGCAGCTCGGGCGTTCGCCCGCCGCCGTGCTCTCGCCGCTGTTCTTCGCCTGGGTCGTCTGGGGGTTCGCGCACCACGGCGGCGCCATCTCGCGGTTCATGACGGCGGCGCCGCTGCGCTGGCTGGGCGAGCGCTCCTACTCGCTCTACATGGTCCACGTGTTCGCGCTGATGGCGATGGTGTTCGCCTGGCGCGGCGTGGAATACGCGACCGGCGCCGTCATGGGCCGCGTCGTGCGCAAGGACATGGGCGAGACGGTCTACGTCTTCGACGTCGGAGATCCGTGGATCATGGACGCGCTGACGGTCGTCTACGTCGCCCTCGCCCTCGGCCTCTCGGCCGTCACCTACCGCTTCATCGAGGTGCCGGCGCGCGACTGGTTCAACGATCTCGCGCGGCGGCGTACCGCCGCGAAGCGCGCGCCCACGCCGGCGGCGTGA
- a CDS encoding DUF1877 family protein translates to MSQLATLFAITREELDALMALPEEDRVEHMYENIMETLFGTPRACELEKSWFGIHRVLTGPGERDDPYDIDEKAGAEPLKVGVCGGAPLCPRTCMCWR, encoded by the coding sequence ATGTCCCAGCTGGCCACGTTGTTCGCGATCACGCGCGAGGAGCTCGACGCGTTGATGGCCCTGCCCGAGGAGGACCGGGTGGAGCACATGTACGAGAACATCATGGAGACGCTCTTCGGTACGCCGCGCGCGTGCGAGCTCGAGAAATCGTGGTTCGGCATCCATCGCGTCCTCACCGGGCCGGGGGAGCGGGACGACCCGTACGATATCGACGAGAAGGCCGGTGCCGAACCGCTGAAGGTCGGTGTCTGCGGCGGCGCGCCGCTGTGCCCGCGGACGTGCATGTGCTGGCGTTGA
- a CDS encoding DUF1877 family protein produces MLALTTPAQAGAFAAAVAGWDEAAFNAAYDRNAAATMAPRFGEEYREFCFEHFKNLRDLHARAAAAGHHVLFSGDL; encoded by the coding sequence GTGCTGGCGTTGACGACGCCGGCGCAGGCGGGGGCGTTCGCGGCCGCTGTCGCCGGATGGGACGAGGCGGCGTTCAACGCTGCCTACGACCGCAACGCCGCCGCCACGATGGCGCCCCGTTTCGGCGAGGAGTACCGCGAGTTCTGCTTCGAGCACTTCAAGAACCTCCGCGACCTCCACGCCCGCGCCGCGGCGGCCGGACACCACGTCCTGTTCTCGGGCGACCTTTGA
- the gatB gene encoding Asp-tRNA(Asn)/Glu-tRNA(Gln) amidotransferase subunit GatB gives MSLIKGETGDWEIVMGLEVHAQVVSESKLFSGAPTTFGADPNTQVSLVDAAMPGMLPVINERCVEQAVRTGLGLNAKINLRSFFDRKNYFYADLPAGYQISQYKDPIVGEGEVEIELKDGAVKRVGIERLHLEQDAGKSLHDQHPTQTYVDLNRAGVALMEIVSRPDMRDADEAAAYLTKLRSILRYLGTCDGNMEEGSMRCDVNVSVRRPGGELGTRCEIKNVNSIRFVKQAIEYEARRQVEIIEGGGKIVQETRLFDPGKGETRSMRSKEDAHDYRYFPDPDLLPLVLEPDFVARIKASLPELPDAKKARFAKAYGLSSYDAGVLVAERETADFFEAVAKGRDGKQAANWVTGDFFAMLNRRGATIAASPVSAAHLGKLLDLIADGTVSGRTAKDLFLAMEETGRDPAVLVEERGLKQVTDTGAIEAAVAKVVADNPAKVAEYKAKPTLFGWFVGQVMKSTGGKANPKAVNEILRKALDA, from the coding sequence ATGTCTCTGATCAAGGGCGAGACGGGCGACTGGGAGATCGTGATGGGCCTCGAGGTCCACGCCCAGGTCGTATCCGAATCCAAGCTGTTCTCGGGGGCGCCCACGACGTTCGGCGCCGATCCCAACACGCAGGTGTCGCTGGTCGACGCCGCCATGCCGGGCATGCTGCCGGTGATCAACGAGCGCTGCGTCGAGCAGGCCGTGCGCACCGGGCTGGGCCTGAACGCGAAAATCAACCTGCGCTCGTTCTTCGACCGCAAGAACTACTTCTACGCCGACCTTCCGGCGGGCTACCAGATCTCGCAGTACAAGGACCCGATCGTCGGCGAAGGCGAGGTCGAGATCGAGCTCAAGGACGGCGCCGTCAAGCGCGTCGGCATCGAGCGGCTTCATCTCGAGCAGGACGCCGGCAAGTCGCTGCACGATCAGCACCCGACCCAGACCTACGTCGACCTCAACCGCGCCGGGGTCGCGCTGATGGAGATCGTGTCGCGGCCGGACATGCGCGACGCCGACGAGGCGGCGGCCTACCTGACCAAGCTGCGCTCGATCCTGCGCTATCTCGGCACCTGCGACGGCAACATGGAGGAGGGCTCCATGCGCTGCGACGTGAACGTCTCGGTGCGCCGTCCCGGCGGCGAGCTGGGCACGCGCTGCGAGATCAAGAACGTCAACTCGATCCGTTTCGTGAAGCAGGCGATCGAGTACGAGGCGCGCCGCCAGGTCGAGATCATCGAGGGCGGCGGCAAGATCGTCCAGGAGACGCGCCTGTTCGATCCCGGCAAGGGCGAGACGCGCTCGATGCGTTCCAAGGAGGACGCGCACGACTACCGCTACTTCCCCGACCCCGACCTGCTGCCGCTGGTGCTCGAGCCGGATTTCGTCGCGCGCATCAAGGCGTCGTTGCCGGAGCTGCCCGACGCCAAGAAGGCGCGCTTCGCCAAGGCGTACGGCCTGTCGTCCTACGACGCCGGCGTGCTGGTCGCCGAGCGCGAGACCGCCGATTTCTTCGAGGCCGTCGCCAAAGGCCGCGACGGCAAGCAGGCGGCCAACTGGGTGACCGGCGATTTCTTCGCCATGCTCAACCGGCGCGGCGCCACGATCGCGGCCAGCCCGGTCAGCGCCGCGCATCTCGGCAAGCTGCTCGACCTGATCGCCGACGGCACCGTTTCCGGACGCACCGCCAAGGACCTGTTCCTGGCGATGGAGGAGACCGGCAGGGATCCGGCCGTCCTCGTCGAGGAGCGCGGCCTCAAGCAGGTCACCGACACCGGCGCCATCGAGGCGGCGGTCGCCAAGGTCGTGGCCGACAACCCCGCCAAGGTCGCGGAGTACAAGGCCAAGCCGACGCTGTTCGGCTGGTTCGTCGGGCAGGTGATGAAATCGACCGGCGGCAAGGCCAACCCGAAGGCCGTCAACGAGATCCTGAGGAAGGCGCTCGACGCCTGA